One Calditrichia bacterium DNA window includes the following coding sequences:
- the cadA gene encoding cadmium-translocating P-type ATPase, translated as MQKYTLKNLDCAACAAKIENGLARLEEVKFVSVNFATSTLLLDSNNPQKTLARIKELEPDVEVVETATPSLGVSKSGLLENRAELTRIFLTILFLIGGIFFEDRLHNSPFRIGEYLVYGIAYLISGYKVIWGAIKNIIKGRVFDEQFLMTIATLGAIAIDEMPEAVAVMLFYVVGEFFQDLAVNRSRKSVQSLLALKPDYANLKLNGELQQVAPETVSVGQTIVVKAGEKIPLDGEVLEGQSFVNTSALTGESVPVKARPNDTVLSGMINQSGVLTVKVSKPYRESSIARILELVENAASKKAETEKFITTFARYYTPAVVFGALALAIIPPLLLSDATFADWIYRALVVLVISCPCALVISIPLGYFGGIGGAAKKGILVKGSNYLDALNQLKVVVFDKTGTLTKGEFRVSEIVTENGFSEAQVLQYAALAEANSNHPIATAILDAFAQKVNLSGVEEINEISGHGIIARVNGQVITVGNDRLLHRENIAHQRCNVEGTVAHLAVDHTYAGYIIISDQLKEDALEAIEKLSARNIKTVMLTGDNKTAAEAVARKLKISQFYYELLPQDKVSHLERIIAENKPGKVAFVGDGINDAPVLARADVGIAMGAIGSDAAIETADVVLMADHPSKVATAVEVAKKTRKIVWQNIIFALGVKLLFIILGVAGVATMWEAVFGDMGVALAAIFNAMRVKN; from the coding sequence TGTGGAAACCGCTACGCCATCGCTCGGTGTTTCTAAGTCTGGGTTGTTGGAAAACAGAGCGGAATTGACTCGGATTTTTTTAACCATCCTGTTCTTGATCGGCGGAATATTCTTCGAAGATCGGCTCCATAATTCTCCTTTCCGGATCGGGGAATACCTGGTTTACGGCATTGCTTATCTTATCAGCGGTTATAAAGTCATTTGGGGAGCGATAAAAAATATCATTAAAGGCCGGGTTTTCGACGAGCAGTTTTTGATGACCATCGCTACCCTGGGCGCCATTGCAATTGATGAAATGCCGGAAGCAGTAGCGGTGATGCTGTTTTATGTGGTCGGCGAATTTTTCCAGGATTTGGCGGTGAATCGTTCCCGAAAATCGGTGCAATCCCTCCTGGCCTTAAAGCCGGATTACGCTAATCTAAAATTGAATGGAGAACTTCAGCAGGTAGCGCCGGAAACTGTAAGCGTCGGCCAGACCATTGTGGTTAAAGCCGGCGAAAAAATCCCGCTCGACGGCGAAGTTTTAGAGGGGCAGTCCTTTGTGAATACCTCAGCTTTGACTGGTGAATCCGTGCCCGTAAAAGCACGCCCCAACGACACGGTGCTATCGGGAATGATTAACCAGTCCGGTGTGTTAACTGTAAAAGTGAGTAAACCCTACCGGGAATCATCCATTGCCAGGATTTTGGAATTGGTTGAAAATGCCGCCAGTAAAAAGGCCGAGACGGAAAAATTTATTACCACTTTTGCCAGGTATTACACGCCGGCAGTCGTTTTTGGCGCCTTGGCTTTGGCTATAATTCCGCCGCTACTCCTTTCCGACGCCACTTTTGCGGACTGGATTTACCGCGCTCTGGTGGTTCTGGTGATCTCCTGCCCCTGCGCTTTGGTGATCAGTATTCCACTGGGTTATTTCGGCGGGATAGGAGGCGCTGCAAAGAAAGGAATTTTGGTAAAAGGCTCCAACTATCTTGATGCGCTCAATCAACTCAAAGTGGTGGTGTTCGACAAAACCGGTACGCTTACCAAAGGCGAATTTCGAGTGTCTGAAATTGTTACCGAAAATGGATTCTCTGAAGCACAAGTACTACAATATGCCGCCCTTGCCGAAGCCAATTCCAATCACCCCATCGCCACAGCTATATTGGATGCTTTTGCTCAGAAGGTGAATCTTTCCGGAGTGGAGGAAATAAATGAGATTTCCGGGCATGGCATTATCGCCAGAGTGAACGGTCAGGTAATTACCGTTGGAAACGATCGCTTATTGCACAGGGAGAATATTGCTCATCAACGGTGCAATGTCGAAGGAACTGTGGCGCATCTGGCTGTGGATCATACATACGCTGGGTATATTATTATTTCCGACCAATTGAAGGAGGATGCTCTGGAAGCCATTGAGAAACTAAGCGCCAGGAACATTAAAACAGTGATGTTAACCGGAGACAACAAAACCGCCGCTGAAGCAGTGGCCAGGAAACTGAAAATCAGCCAGTTTTATTACGAGTTGCTACCGCAAGATAAGGTAAGCCATCTGGAACGGATCATAGCCGAAAATAAGCCGGGCAAGGTAGCATTTGTTGGCGACGGGATCAATGACGCCCCGGTGCTGGCCCGCGCGGATGTCGGGATTGCCATGGGCGCTATAGGCTCAGACGCCGCTATCGAAACTGCCGACGTGGTGCTGATGGCCGATCATCCTTCTAAGGTGGCTACCGCTGTAGAAGTGGCCAAGAAAACTCGGAAAATAGTTTGGCAGAATATTATTTTCGCCTTGGGCGTAAAATTGTTGTTTATCATCCTGGGTGTGGCGGGCGTGGCTACCATGTGGGAGGCGGTTTTCGGCGATATGGGTGTTGCTTTAGCAGCCATTTTTAATGCCATGCGGGTGAAAAATTAG
- a CDS encoding IS630 family transposase, whose translation MLSSHGEVELQIAQYRNREFKPVLIERIQKLGYSPHESVRKVLKKQIKPWLSEQWCIGQITGSYLWHMEDVLDQYEQPCDPLRPLICFDERPCFLIGDAGAIIPMSPGKTKWFHYEYKKNGSCCVLLAFDVHRGFHYVEVRERRTAVDYSEFMKNMVERHYSHVEKIRLIQDNLNTHTPGSFYKVMSAREAFELGQKFELHYTPKKASWLNMAEIEFAALSRQCLNRRIADYPTMVKGVEAWAFRRNLDGTTVNWKFAKIDARNKLGRHYKDIQELI comes from the coding sequence ATGCTTAGCAGCCACGGTGAGGTAGAACTTCAAATTGCCCAGTACCGCAACAGAGAATTTAAGCCGGTATTGATCGAAAGAATACAAAAGCTTGGCTATTCCCCTCACGAGAGTGTTCGAAAGGTCTTAAAAAAACAAATTAAACCCTGGTTGTCGGAACAGTGGTGCATTGGACAAATTACTGGATCCTATCTTTGGCATATGGAGGATGTCCTCGATCAATATGAACAGCCTTGTGATCCATTGCGTCCCTTGATTTGCTTTGATGAGCGTCCCTGTTTCTTGATTGGAGATGCCGGCGCCATCATTCCCATGTCACCGGGCAAGACCAAATGGTTTCACTATGAATACAAAAAGAACGGGTCCTGCTGTGTATTACTTGCTTTTGATGTCCATCGTGGGTTCCACTATGTCGAAGTCAGGGAACGAAGAACCGCTGTTGACTATAGTGAATTTATGAAAAACATGGTTGAACGTCATTATTCTCATGTAGAGAAGATCCGTTTGATTCAGGATAATCTCAATACCCATACCCCCGGTTCGTTTTACAAGGTGATGTCCGCCAGAGAAGCCTTCGAACTGGGTCAGAAATTCGAACTGCACTATACGCCGAAGAAAGCCAGTTGGCTGAACATGGCAGAGATAGAGTTTGCCGCATTATCCAGGCAATGCCTCAACCGACGAATTGCCGATTATCCGACAATGGTCAAAGGGGTTGAAGCCTGGGCTTTCAGACGCAACCTGGACGGCACAACCGTTAACTGGAAATTCGCAAAAATCGACGCCCGGAATAAGCTGGGGCGTCATTACAAGGACATACAAGAATTAATTTGA